The DNA window GGGTGGTGATGCCATAGGCCGCATCCTCCTCCATGCGCCGCCGGTTGTCCTCGATCTCCTCTCTGGCCCGTTCCTCGACCCGCGTCGCCAGCCGGGAGAACTCCTCATCGTCACGCAGGGCAGCGAGCATGGCCTCCATCTGGGCTCGACTCGCCCCCTCGTTATGGGCGAAGGACGGCCCCAAGAGGTGGCGGGAAAGGTTCGAGATGGCGGAGTAGTCGTAGGGGTAGACGTCGCAGGTGACCTCCAGCCCCTCCGCCCTGGCCTTCTCGATGAGGGAGAGCGCGCCCGCCACCTGCCGGCCCCAGTTCTCCCGTCCCATGGCTTTGAGGTGGGCCACGTTGCCGGGGATTCCGGCACGGCGGGTGACCTCGATCACCTCTCGGGTAGCTTCGATCACGGTGTCGCCCATGCCCCGCGGGTGGGAGAGGTGCACCCCGCCGAACTGGGCGGCCACCCGGCATAGCTCTGCCAACTCGTCCGTGAGCGCGTTGCGCCCCGGAGGATACTCCAGTCCGGTGGTGAGGCCGAAAGCGCCTTGCTCCATGCTCTGGCGCACCAGGCGACACATTCGCTCCAACTCTTCTGACGTCGGCACCCGGCGCCGCCCGCCCTCCCTTTCCTCCGGGCGCTGGGCTCGCTCCACCCCCATCGCCAGTGCGCGCACGGTGTTGTGGCCCACGAAGGGCACCACGTTGATGCCCACGCCCCAGCCCTCGAGGGTCTCCAGCCACTCGCCGAAGCCGGCCCAGGGCGCCTCTACCGCCTCCCCGGAGGCGTTCGACAGCCACGCCTCCACCCGGGGCCGATACCAGTCTGCCAAAGGGGCCGGCGAGAGCCCGCAGTTGCCCACGGCGGCGGTGGTGATGCCCTGGCGGAGCGAGGTGAGCGCATTGGGGTGGGCCAGCAGGGTCGAGTCTGAGTGAGAGTGTGGATCTATGAACCCGGGAGCCACCACCATCCCGGCCGCGTCCACCGTGCGGTCTCCTGGCAGCGGCGTCCGACTGATGGCGACGATGCGCCCCGCGCGGATGCCCACGTTCGCCCGGAAGGCGGGATTACCAGTGCCGTCAACCACGGTGCCGCCCGCGATCACCACATCGAGCACCGCCCCTCCCTCAGCCCAGCGCCCGCTGGAGTTGGCCTTGCCGCCGGTCCACCAGGATCCGGCCCTGCCTGAGCACCAGCTTGATGCGCTCGCGCTCCCTCAGGACCGAGATGTCCTCGAGGGGATCGCCGTCCACCAAGATCAGGTCGGCCTGCTTGCCCGGCTCCAGGGTGCCCGTGGCCTGGCCCAGTCCTATTGCCTCGGCGGCATCCCGGGTGGCTGCCAGGATGGCCTCCATGGGAGTCATCCCGATCTCCACCATGAGCGGCAACTCCCAGGCGTTTTCCCCCATTGGGGCCAGGCTGCCGGAGCAGTCCGTCCCCAGGGCCATGCGCACGCCGGCGCGGTGGGCGCGGGCCATGTTGGTCATCACCACC is part of the Anaerolineae bacterium genome and encodes:
- a CDS encoding D-aminoacylase: MLDVVIAGGTVVDGTGNPAFRANVGIRAGRIVAISRTPLPGDRTVDAAGMVVAPGFIDPHSHSDSTLLAHPNALTSLRQGITTAAVGNCGLSPAPLADWYRPRVEAWLSNASGEAVEAPWAGFGEWLETLEGWGVGINVVPFVGHNTVRALAMGVERAQRPEEREGGRRRVPTSEELERMCRLVRQSMEQGAFGLTTGLEYPPGRNALTDELAELCRVAAQFGGVHLSHPRGMGDTVIEATREVIEVTRRAGIPGNVAHLKAMGRENWGRQVAGALSLIEKARAEGLEVTCDVYPYDYSAISNLSRHLLGPSFAHNEGASRAQMEAMLAALRDDEEFSRLATRVEERAREEIEDNRRRMEEDAAYGITTPNVWSYGGYPFLTIVHSPSFPELAGRSLADIGGLWATDSLRAAREILLADEGLTRVTGGPMSEEDVRAVLVHPTSMVSTDGSALDRFPEPEEGLPHPRGIASYPRVLQRYVRQEGLLSLEQAVRKMTSLPAQVLGLPDRGLIRRGMSADLVVFHPGRVCESSTYGDPCRFPAGIEYVLVNGSVAVDGGEPTGVRAGQVLRRG